One part of the Pseudomonas leptonychotis genome encodes these proteins:
- the cobD gene encoding threonine-phosphate decarboxylase CobD, whose protein sequence is MLKQGGLEHGGRLRAAALRYGIAVADWLDLSTGIAPYGWPLPVIPASAWARLPEQQDGLEIAARDYYGVANLLPVAGSQAAIQALPRLRRNATVGIVSPAYAEHAAAWQREGHRLLAISEGAIERALERLDVLLLVNPNNPTGRRIEPQRLLAWHTRLAERGGWLVVDEAFIDCTPEHSLAAFSDRPGLIVLRSFGKFFGMAGIRLGFVLAQPALLEQMAELLGPWAISGPSRVVASALLQDQAGQRQQCERLLADGERLAILLSTQGLTPTGGCALFQFCCMERAAELHEFLAARGILTRLFETPQSLRFGLPPDEAGWQRLQQALVAFAGERA, encoded by the coding sequence ATGCTTAAGCAAGGTGGGCTTGAACATGGTGGTCGTCTGCGCGCTGCGGCGCTGCGCTATGGCATTGCCGTGGCGGACTGGTTGGACCTGTCCACCGGCATCGCGCCTTACGGTTGGCCACTACCGGTAATTCCCGCGAGCGCTTGGGCGCGTTTGCCCGAGCAACAGGATGGCCTGGAGATTGCCGCCCGTGATTATTACGGCGTGGCCAACCTGCTGCCGGTGGCGGGTTCGCAGGCGGCCATTCAGGCGCTGCCGCGTTTACGCCGCAATGCCACTGTCGGCATCGTTTCGCCCGCTTACGCCGAGCATGCTGCTGCCTGGCAGCGTGAGGGCCATCGTCTGTTAGCGATCAGCGAAGGCGCTATTGAGCGAGCGCTGGAGCGCCTGGATGTGCTGTTGTTGGTCAATCCAAACAACCCGACTGGGCGGCGCATTGAACCCCAACGGCTGTTGGCTTGGCACACGCGCTTGGCCGAGCGCGGTGGCTGGCTGGTGGTGGATGAAGCCTTTATTGATTGCACCCCTGAGCACAGCCTGGCGGCCTTTAGCGACAGGCCTGGGCTGATCGTCTTGCGCTCGTTCGGCAAGTTCTTTGGCATGGCCGGGATTCGTCTGGGCTTTGTCCTGGCGCAGCCTGCTTTGCTGGAGCAGATGGCCGAGCTGCTTGGCCCTTGGGCGATCAGTGGGCCGAGCCGGGTAGTGGCCAGCGCGTTGTTGCAGGATCAAGCCGGCCAGCGTCAGCAGTGTGAGCGTCTGTTGGCCGATGGCGAACGCCTGGCCATATTACTCAGTACTCAGGGGCTGACGCCGACTGGCGGCTGTGCGCTGTTTCAGTTCTGCTGCATGGAGCGGGCGGCCGAGTTGCATGAGTTTCTTGCCGCTCGGGGCATTCTGACTCGGTTGTTCGAAACACCACAGAGTCTGCGTTTTGGCCTGCCACCTGATGAAGCGGGTTGGCAGCGTTTGCAGCAGGCGCTTGTCGCCTTTGCCGGAGAGCGAGCATGA
- the cobO gene encoding cob(I)yrinic acid a,c-diamide adenosyltransferase, with the protein MTESIERDARHKARMARKKTLIDEKIAQAQDEYGLLLVHSGNGKGKSSSAFGMVARALGHGLKVGVVQFIKGAASTGEETFFRRFPDEVSYHVMGEGFTWETQDRQRDIDKAREAWAVAAQLLNDPAVGLVVLDELNIALKYGYLELDAVLADIEARPLLQHVVVTGRGALPGMIEAADTVTEMSLVKHAFKAGVKAQKGVEF; encoded by the coding sequence ATGACTGAATCGATTGAGCGTGACGCCCGACACAAGGCGCGCATGGCCCGCAAGAAAACCCTTATCGACGAAAAGATCGCCCAGGCTCAGGACGAATACGGCCTGCTGCTGGTGCACAGCGGCAACGGCAAGGGTAAGAGCAGCAGCGCCTTTGGCATGGTCGCGCGCGCCTTGGGCCACGGCCTCAAAGTTGGCGTGGTGCAATTTATCAAAGGTGCGGCCAGCACTGGCGAAGAAACCTTCTTTCGCCGTTTCCCCGATGAGGTCAGCTATCACGTAATGGGCGAGGGCTTTACCTGGGAGACCCAGGATCGCCAGCGTGATATCGACAAGGCTCGCGAGGCCTGGGCGGTGGCGGCGCAGCTGCTAAATGACCCCGCCGTTGGCCTGGTGGTGCTGGATGAACTGAATATCGCGCTGAAATACGGCTATCTGGAACTCGACGCGGTGCTCGCCGATATCGAAGCGCGGCCGCTGCTACAGCATGTGGTGGTGACTGGGCGTGGCGCATTGCCGGGGATGATTGAGGCGGCGGATACCGTCACCGAGATGAGCCTGGTCAAGCATGCGTTCAAGGCTGGCGTGAAGGCTCAGAAGGGAGTGGAGTTTTAA
- the cbiB gene encoding adenosylcobinamide-phosphate synthase CbiB produces MLSTCAGVALDAVFGESKGWHPLVAFGRMAERIEQRFNPAGAGWRSHGVTAWCLAVLPLTLLVWLLSLISGLGWMVEIIALYAALGLKSLGEHALPVAQALRLGDLRLARERVGYMVSRNTAELDAAGVARAGTESVLENGSDAVFAALFWFVIAGAPGVVLYRLSNTLDAMWGYRNARFERFGWAAAKIDDVLNYLPARLVALTYALLGRTTLALRCWRTQAPLWDSPNAGPVMAAGAGALGVSLGGAAEYHGELHVRPDLGAGPQPKARDIERALNLVNGGVLLWLVLLLLWGVFYA; encoded by the coding sequence ATGCTTAGTACCTGCGCCGGGGTTGCCCTGGACGCAGTCTTTGGCGAATCCAAAGGCTGGCATCCGCTTGTAGCCTTTGGCCGCATGGCCGAGCGCATCGAGCAACGCTTCAACCCGGCGGGCGCTGGCTGGCGCAGTCATGGCGTAACGGCCTGGTGCCTGGCGGTGTTGCCGCTGACTCTACTGGTTTGGCTGCTGAGCCTGATCAGCGGGCTGGGCTGGATGGTGGAGATTATCGCGCTGTATGCCGCCCTGGGCCTGAAAAGCCTGGGTGAGCATGCGCTGCCAGTGGCGCAGGCACTGCGTCTGGGCGATCTACGTCTGGCCCGTGAGCGTGTCGGTTATATGGTCAGCCGTAATACGGCTGAGTTGGATGCTGCAGGCGTGGCGCGTGCGGGGACGGAGTCGGTGCTGGAAAACGGCAGTGATGCAGTCTTCGCCGCGTTGTTCTGGTTTGTTATTGCCGGTGCGCCGGGGGTGGTGCTGTACCGCCTGAGCAACACCCTGGACGCCATGTGGGGTTACCGTAACGCGCGTTTTGAACGCTTCGGTTGGGCCGCCGCGAAGATCGACGATGTGCTCAATTACCTACCGGCCCGGCTAGTGGCGCTGACCTACGCGTTACTTGGCCGCACGACGCTGGCGCTGCGCTGCTGGCGAACCCAAGCGCCGCTGTGGGACAGCCCCAATGCCGGCCCGGTGATGGCGGCCGGGGCAGGTGCATTGGGCGTCAGCCTGGGCGGTGCGGCGGAGTATCACGGTGAATTGCATGTGCGACCTGATTTAGGCGCGGGGCCGCAACCTAAGGCCCGCGATATCGAACGGGCGCTCAACCTGGTCAACGGCGGCGTGCTGCTATGGCTGGTGTTGCTGCTGTTGTGGGGCGTTTTCTATGCTTAA
- a CDS encoding O-methyltransferase produces the protein MTNRTLNLDTALYQYLLDVSLRETPLLKRLREETAQLSTARWQIAPEQGQFMALLVQLTGARRIVEVGTFTGYSAICMAQAMPEDGHLICCDIPGEYNATAERYWREAGLSARIEQRLAPALQTLGALEAEGLAGSIDLLFIDADKANYPAYLEHALRLVRQGGLILFDNTLWSGRVLEENPESADTRAIQALNLALCDDPRIDLSLLPLGDGLSLCRKR, from the coding sequence ATGACCAACCGAACGCTCAATCTCGATACCGCCCTGTACCAATACCTGCTGGATGTCTCCCTGCGTGAAACACCGCTGCTCAAACGCCTGCGTGAAGAAACTGCTCAGCTGAGTACTGCGCGTTGGCAGATTGCCCCCGAACAGGGTCAATTTATGGCCTTGTTAGTGCAGCTGACAGGCGCGCGGCGGATTGTTGAAGTTGGCACCTTTACCGGTTACAGCGCTATTTGCATGGCTCAAGCCATGCCTGAAGATGGTCACTTGATCTGCTGTGACATTCCCGGCGAGTACAACGCCACGGCTGAACGTTACTGGCGTGAAGCAGGGCTCAGTGCGCGTATTGAGCAACGCCTAGCCCCTGCGCTACAAACCCTGGGGGCGCTGGAGGCTGAAGGTCTCGCTGGCAGTATCGATCTGCTGTTTATCGACGCCGACAAAGCCAATTACCCAGCCTATCTGGAACATGCCCTGCGCCTGGTGCGTCAAGGTGGGCTGATCCTATTCGATAATACCCTGTGGAGTGGCCGCGTGCTTGAGGAAAACCCTGAGAGCGCGGACACCCGAGCGATTCAGGCGCTCAATCTGGCGCTGTGTGACGACCCGCGCATTGACCTGTCCCTGTTGCCGCTAGGCGATGGCCTGAGCCTGTGTCGTAAACGCTAA
- a CDS encoding cobyrinate a,c-diamide synthase: protein MSDSSARQCPALLIAAPASGQGKTTVTAALARLHTRQGKRVRVFKCGPDFLDPMILARASGAPVYQLDLWMVGAAESRRLLWEAAGEADLILIEGVMGLFDGTPSAADLARHFGVPVLAVIDGSAMAQTFGAMAHGLATFQPDLPFSGVLGNRVGSTRHGEILRDALPASIRWYGALPRSAEVGLPSRHLGLVQAGELLDLDARLDAAADALAASADTCLPPPVSFAAPEQARPAELLKGVRIGVARDSAFAFLYQANLDLLCELGAELTFFSPLNDKQLPAIDSLYLPGGYPELHLATLEANQPMAESIRAHHAAGKPIHAECGGMLYLLDKLTDKQGASGQMLGLLSGEATLQPRMTAMALQQAELPEGLLRGHSFHYSALTSELQPLTRGECPNYKRTSEAVYRQSRLTASYIHFYLPSDPAAAAALFLPGAPA, encoded by the coding sequence ATGAGCGACTCCAGCGCCCGTCAGTGCCCGGCACTGTTGATTGCCGCGCCGGCCTCCGGTCAGGGCAAGACCACGGTGACTGCAGCCTTGGCGCGCCTGCATACACGTCAAGGCAAACGCGTGCGGGTGTTCAAGTGCGGCCCGGATTTTCTCGACCCGATGATCCTGGCCCGCGCCAGTGGCGCGCCGGTGTATCAGCTCGACCTGTGGATGGTCGGTGCAGCGGAGAGCCGTCGGTTGCTCTGGGAAGCGGCGGGTGAGGCCGATCTGATTCTGATCGAGGGGGTGATGGGCTTGTTCGATGGCACGCCGTCGGCGGCCGACTTGGCGCGGCACTTCGGCGTACCGGTGCTGGCGGTGATCGATGGCTCGGCCATGGCGCAGACCTTTGGCGCCATGGCCCATGGCCTGGCAACGTTCCAGCCGGATCTGCCGTTCTCCGGCGTGCTCGGCAATCGTGTCGGCAGTACGCGGCACGGCGAAATTCTACGCGATGCGCTGCCGGCCTCGATTCGTTGGTACGGTGCATTGCCGCGCAGCGCCGAAGTCGGTTTGCCGAGCCGGCATCTGGGCTTGGTGCAGGCGGGCGAATTACTCGATTTGGATGCACGCCTGGACGCCGCCGCCGATGCCTTGGCCGCCAGCGCCGATACTTGCTTGCCGCCGCCGGTCAGCTTTGCGGCGCCCGAACAGGCCAGACCCGCTGAGCTGCTCAAGGGCGTGCGCATCGGTGTGGCGCGCGACAGCGCCTTTGCTTTTCTCTACCAGGCCAATCTCGATCTGCTGTGCGAACTGGGCGCTGAGTTGACGTTTTTTTCGCCGCTCAACGATAAGCAACTGCCTGCTATCGACAGCCTGTATTTGCCTGGTGGTTATCCGGAACTGCATCTGGCCACGCTTGAGGCCAATCAGCCCATGGCTGAGTCGATTCGTGCACACCATGCGGCCGGTAAGCCGATCCACGCCGAGTGCGGCGGCATGCTCTATCTGCTCGATAAGCTGACTGACAAGCAGGGGGCGAGCGGGCAGATGCTTGGCTTGTTAAGTGGCGAGGCGACTCTGCAACCGCGCATGACTGCCATGGCCTTGCAGCAGGCCGAGCTGCCGGAAGGGCTGCTACGTGGCCACAGCTTCCATTACTCGGCGCTGACCAGCGAGTTGCAACCGCTGACCCGTGGCGAATGCCCGAACTACAAGCGCACCAGTGAGGCGGTCTATCGCCAGAGTCGACTGACGGCCTCCTATATCCACTTCTATCTGCCGTCCGACCCGGCTGCCGCCGCCGCGCTGTTTCTCCCCGGAGCGCCGGCATGA
- a CDS encoding adenosylcobinamide-GDP ribazoletransferase has product MTPWWIALQFLTRLPVRLVGMPSPQQIGRSLLWYPLVGLLIGLLLFALQQLLGGLSLMLQAALLLTVWVGVSGGLHLDGLADSADAWVGGYGDRERTLEIMKDPRSGPIAVVVLMLLLLLKFAALVSLLENGAGALLVLLPWIGRGVLPLLFLTTLYVRQGGLGQALAKHLPRQQLPWLLAVHVGLMLLFGWPALLALLVAGGVFIWLRMLMLNRLGGATGDTAGALLEIVECAVLVALAC; this is encoded by the coding sequence ATGACGCCTTGGTGGATTGCGCTGCAATTTCTCACCCGCTTGCCGGTGCGGCTGGTCGGGATGCCGTCGCCACAGCAGATCGGTCGCTCGCTGCTGTGGTACCCGCTGGTGGGCTTGCTGATCGGACTGCTGTTGTTTGCGCTGCAACAGTTACTTGGCGGTCTCTCGCTAATGCTGCAGGCGGCGCTGTTGTTGACGGTCTGGGTCGGCGTTAGCGGCGGCTTGCACCTAGACGGCCTGGCCGATAGCGCCGACGCCTGGGTCGGCGGTTACGGTGACCGCGAGCGCACCCTGGAAATCATGAAAGACCCACGCAGCGGGCCGATTGCGGTGGTGGTGCTGATGTTGCTGCTGCTGCTCAAGTTTGCTGCGCTGGTCAGCCTGCTGGAAAACGGCGCAGGGGCGTTGCTGGTGTTGCTGCCCTGGATTGGTCGAGGCGTTTTGCCCTTGCTGTTCCTCACCACGCTCTATGTGCGTCAGGGCGGTTTGGGCCAGGCGCTGGCCAAACATCTGCCGCGCCAGCAGCTGCCTTGGCTGCTGGCCGTGCATGTCGGGCTAATGCTGCTGTTTGGCTGGCCGGCGCTGCTCGCCTTGCTGGTAGCCGGCGGGGTGTTTATCTGGTTGCGCATGTTGATGCTCAATCGTCTGGGTGGCGCCACCGGTGATACCGCCGGAGCACTGCTGGAAATAGTCGAGTGTGCGGTGCTGGTTGCGTTGGCCTGCTAA
- the cobT gene encoding nicotinate-nucleotide--dimethylbenzimidazole phosphoribosyltransferase: MSLQWWQQACQPLDLVARKKAQARQLELTKPAGSLGQLEQLAIRLAAMQGSQRPRIEQLWISIFAGDHGVVAEGVSAFPQAVTGQMLRNFVGGGAAISVLAKQLGATLEVIDLGTAVPLQPLRGVHHLHVGAGTQNFLQGPAMTVAQLLIALEAGQASVQRAREAGSQLFIGGEMGIGNTTAATAMACMLLECPAQELVGPGTGLDSAGVAHKAEVIEAALELHRPAISEPIEILQRLGGFEIAALSGAYLACAQQGITALVDGYICSVAALLAVQLNPACRDWLLFAHTGAEPGHQRVLKALQAEPLLDLGLRLGEGSGAALAVPLLQLACSLHNDMATFAEAAVAERPA; this comes from the coding sequence ATGAGTCTGCAATGGTGGCAACAAGCTTGTCAGCCGCTTGATCTGGTGGCGCGTAAAAAGGCGCAGGCACGTCAGCTCGAACTGACCAAACCGGCCGGTTCGCTCGGTCAGTTGGAGCAATTAGCCATTCGCCTGGCGGCCATGCAGGGTAGCCAGCGTCCGCGTATCGAACAGCTGTGGATCAGCATTTTCGCCGGCGACCATGGTGTGGTCGCCGAGGGTGTATCGGCCTTTCCGCAGGCGGTCACGGGGCAGATGCTGCGTAATTTTGTCGGTGGCGGTGCGGCGATCAGCGTGTTGGCCAAACAGCTGGGGGCAACGCTTGAGGTGATCGACCTGGGCACCGCCGTACCGTTGCAGCCTTTGCGTGGCGTGCATCACCTGCATGTTGGGGCGGGTACGCAGAACTTCCTGCAGGGCCCAGCAATGACAGTGGCGCAACTGTTGATTGCCCTGGAAGCGGGCCAGGCCAGCGTGCAGCGCGCCCGTGAAGCCGGCAGCCAGTTGTTTATCGGTGGCGAAATGGGCATCGGCAATACCACCGCTGCCACGGCCATGGCCTGCATGCTGCTGGAGTGTCCGGCGCAGGAGCTGGTCGGCCCTGGTACCGGTCTGGACAGCGCCGGCGTGGCGCATAAAGCCGAGGTGATTGAGGCTGCACTGGAGTTGCATCGCCCGGCGATCAGTGAACCCATCGAGATCCTTCAGCGCCTGGGCGGTTTTGAGATCGCAGCCCTCAGTGGCGCCTATCTAGCCTGCGCCCAACAGGGCATCACCGCCCTGGTGGACGGTTATATCTGCAGTGTTGCCGCTTTGCTGGCGGTACAACTGAACCCAGCGTGCCGTGACTGGCTGCTGTTTGCCCACACGGGTGCCGAGCCCGGCCATCAACGGGTGCTCAAGGCGCTGCAGGCTGAGCCTTTGCTCGATCTAGGCCTGCGTTTAGGTGAGGGCAGTGGTGCCGCGTTGGCCGTGCCGCTGCTGCAGCTGGCCTGCAGCCTGCACAACGATATGGCCACCTTTGCCGAGGCGGCGGTGGCCGAGCGCCCAGCATGA
- the cobC gene encoding alpha-ribazole phosphatase family protein has translation MTLYLELLRHGETELGGGLRGSLDDALTETGWAQLRAAVADGSRWDRLISSPLQRCARFAEELATQHGLPLSLEPDLQELHFGAWEGCHTADLMQTSAAELGRFWSDPYGFTPPEGEPLLAFEARILSALQRLQARHAGERLLLVTHGGVIRLLLARARGLPRNDLLQVAVGHAERFRLCLDAQGQLQELV, from the coding sequence ATGACGCTGTATCTAGAGTTGTTGCGCCACGGTGAAACCGAGCTGGGTGGTGGCCTGCGTGGCAGCCTCGACGATGCCTTGACCGAAACCGGTTGGGCACAGCTGCGCGCAGCGGTGGCTGACGGTAGCCGCTGGGATCGGCTGATCAGCTCCCCCTTGCAGCGCTGCGCGCGCTTTGCCGAAGAGCTGGCGACGCAGCACGGCCTGCCGCTGAGCCTGGAACCGGATCTGCAGGAATTGCACTTCGGTGCCTGGGAAGGCTGTCACACGGCCGACTTGATGCAGACCAGCGCAGCCGAGCTCGGCCGCTTCTGGAGCGATCCCTATGGCTTTACCCCGCCAGAAGGCGAGCCGTTGCTGGCCTTTGAGGCGCGGATATTGAGTGCCTTGCAGCGCTTGCAGGCGCGCCATGCCGGTGAGCGTTTACTGCTGGTCACCCATGGAGGGGTAATCCGTTTGCTGCTCGCGCGGGCGCGTGGCTTGCCGCGTAACGATCTGTTGCAGGTGGCGGTGGGGCATGCTGAGCGTTTTCGGCTGTGCCTGGATGCACAGGGCCAGCTCCAGGAGTTGGTATGA
- a CDS encoding C40 family peptidase yields the protein MTAIARFSLIALAALLSACSSNPPAPPPQPVAYAPISSFNGNADDVLFRALGLVGTPYRYGGNTPDGGFDCSGLIGFVYRDAAGIRLPRSTRELISMRAPTVGRDRLQSGDLLFFATNGGSQVSHAGIYVGNGRFVHAPSSGGTVRLDSLSNSYWQRTYLNAKRVFTPELARNP from the coding sequence ATGACCGCTATCGCTCGTTTCAGCTTGATTGCCCTTGCCGCGCTGCTCAGCGCCTGCTCCAGTAATCCGCCTGCACCACCCCCACAACCGGTCGCATATGCACCGATCAGCAGCTTTAACGGCAATGCTGATGATGTGCTGTTTCGCGCCCTGGGTCTGGTTGGCACACCCTATCGCTACGGCGGTAATACCCCGGACGGCGGCTTCGACTGCAGCGGTTTGATTGGTTTTGTTTATCGCGATGCAGCCGGTATTCGCCTGCCGCGCTCGACTCGCGAACTGATCAGTATGCGCGCCCCGACTGTCGGCCGTGACCGCCTGCAAAGTGGTGATCTGCTGTTCTTCGCCACCAATGGCGGCAGTCAGGTCAGCCACGCCGGCATCTATGTCGGCAATGGCCGCTTTGTTCACGCCCCCTCGAGCGGCGGTACCGTGCGCCTGGACAGCCTGAGCAACAGTTACTGGCAACGCACCTACCTGAATGCTAAACGTGTATTCACCCCGGAACTGGCGCGCAACCCCTGA
- the bluB gene encoding 5,6-dimethylbenzimidazole synthase — protein sequence MSEHAFSPAERAAVYRAIAERRDMRHFSGGEVAPELLARLLEAAHQAPSVGLMQPWRFIRITRPALRESIHGLVAEERERTAEALGERSDEFMQLKVEGIRDCAELLVVALMEGREAHVFGRRTLPEMDQASLACAIQNLWLAARAEGLGMGWVSLFEPQALADLLGMPAGSKPLAVLCLGPVTQFYDAPMLMQQGWATPRPLSELLFENQWGTP from the coding sequence ATGAGTGAGCATGCCTTCAGCCCAGCAGAGCGGGCTGCGGTGTACCGCGCCATCGCCGAGCGTCGCGATATGCGCCATTTCAGCGGCGGCGAGGTGGCCCCCGAGCTGCTGGCGCGTTTGCTGGAGGCCGCGCACCAGGCTCCCAGCGTTGGTTTGATGCAGCCTTGGCGGTTTATTCGCATCACCCGCCCGGCCTTGCGTGAGTCGATTCACGGGCTGGTGGCAGAGGAGCGCGAGCGCACTGCAGAGGCGCTGGGCGAGCGCAGTGATGAATTTATGCAGCTAAAAGTCGAGGGCATTCGCGACTGCGCAGAATTACTGGTCGTGGCGCTGATGGAGGGACGTGAGGCCCATGTGTTTGGCCGCCGCACCTTGCCGGAAATGGACCAGGCATCCTTGGCCTGCGCCATCCAGAATCTTTGGCTGGCTGCGCGCGCCGAAGGGTTAGGCATGGGCTGGGTGTCGTTATTTGAACCCCAAGCTTTGGCCGATCTGCTTGGCATGCCGGCTGGCAGTAAGCCGCTGGCGGTGTTGTGCCTGGGGCCGGTAACTCAGTTTTATGATGCGCCAATGCTGATGCAGCAGGGCTGGGCCACGCCGCGACCGCTGAGCGAGTTGCTGTTCGAGAACCAGTGGGGCACGCCGTGA
- the cobU gene encoding bifunctional adenosylcobinamide kinase/adenosylcobinamide-phosphate guanylyltransferase — translation MLELILGGARSGKSRLAEKLASESALAVTYIATSQALDGEMSERIQHHRERRPVHWGLVEEPLTLARVLREQAGVDKCLLIDCLTLWLTNLLMLDDPARLSTERDALLDCLSDLPGRIILVSNETGLGVVPLGELTRCYVDEAGWLHQALAERCQRVVFTVAGLPLVLKGEAL, via the coding sequence ATGCTTGAACTGATTCTCGGCGGTGCCCGTTCCGGCAAGAGCCGCTTGGCCGAAAAGCTGGCCAGTGAGTCCGCTCTGGCGGTGACCTATATCGCCACCAGCCAGGCGCTGGATGGTGAGATGAGTGAGCGCATTCAACATCATCGTGAGCGTCGTCCGGTGCATTGGGGGCTGGTGGAAGAGCCACTGACTCTGGCCCGTGTCCTGCGTGAGCAAGCTGGCGTGGATAAGTGCTTGCTCATCGATTGCCTGACTTTGTGGTTGACCAATTTGCTGATGCTCGATGATCCAGCGCGCTTGAGTACCGAGCGCGATGCGCTGCTGGACTGCCTGAGCGACTTGCCGGGGCGGATTATTCTGGTCAGCAATGAAACCGGCCTGGGTGTGGTGCCGCTGGGCGAGCTGACGCGGTGCTATGTTGATGAGGCGGGTTGGCTGCATCAGGCCCTGGCTGAGCGTTGTCAGCGCGTGGTGTTTACCGTGGCGGGTTTACCGTTGGTGCTCAAAGGAGAGGCGTTATGA
- a CDS encoding cobyric acid synthase, whose product MSTLMVQGTTSDAGKSTLVTALCRWLKRQGVSVVPFKPQNMALNSAVTADGGEIGRAQAVQAQAAGLAPHTDMNPVLLKPNSDTGAQVIIHGRALTCMDAVAYHDYKKVAMQAVLQSHQRLSAAYPVVMVEGAGSPAEINLRAGDIANMGFAEAVDCPVILIADIDKGGVFAHLVGTLALLSESEQARVQGFVINRFRGDIALLQPGLDWLEQRTGKPVLGVLPYLMDFHLEAEDAIDVRQSAKAAERIKVVVPVLPRISNHTDFDPLRLHPQVELCFVGPGQAIPAADLIILPGSKSVRADLAFLRKQGWPAAIDKHLRYGGKLLGICGGLQMLGTQIDDPHGLEGAAGSSDGLHLLAFATVLEPEKQLRNVRGQLCLESAPVSGYEIHAGVSSGEALATAAVQLDDGRRDGALSADGQVLGTYLHGLFESSEACSALLRWAGLREVQTVDYHALRERDIERLADLIEQHLDTAKLRLLCGL is encoded by the coding sequence ATGAGTACTTTGATGGTGCAGGGCACCACCTCCGATGCCGGCAAAAGCACCCTGGTGACCGCGCTATGCCGCTGGCTCAAGCGCCAGGGCGTTAGCGTGGTGCCGTTCAAACCGCAAAACATGGCGCTCAATAGCGCCGTGACCGCTGACGGTGGCGAGATTGGCCGCGCCCAGGCCGTGCAGGCCCAGGCGGCTGGTCTGGCGCCGCACACCGACATGAACCCGGTGTTGCTCAAGCCCAACAGCGACACCGGTGCGCAGGTGATCATCCACGGTCGTGCGCTCACTTGCATGGATGCGGTGGCCTATCACGATTACAAAAAGGTCGCGATGCAAGCGGTGCTGCAGTCGCACCAACGCTTGAGTGCGGCCTATCCGGTGGTGATGGTTGAGGGCGCGGGTTCGCCCGCCGAGATCAATCTGCGCGCCGGCGATATTGCCAATATGGGCTTTGCCGAGGCGGTGGACTGCCCGGTGATTCTGATTGCCGATATCGACAAGGGTGGGGTGTTCGCCCATCTGGTCGGCACTCTGGCCCTGCTCTCGGAGAGCGAGCAGGCGCGGGTGCAGGGCTTCGTGATCAACCGCTTTCGCGGCGACATCGCCCTGTTGCAGCCGGGGCTGGATTGGTTGGAGCAGCGCACCGGCAAGCCGGTGCTGGGCGTGTTGCCCTACCTGATGGATTTTCACCTGGAAGCCGAAGATGCCATCGACGTTCGCCAGAGTGCCAAGGCGGCCGAGCGGATCAAGGTGGTGGTGCCGGTGTTACCACGCATCAGCAACCACACCGATTTCGACCCGCTGCGCCTGCACCCGCAGGTTGAGTTGTGCTTTGTCGGCCCCGGTCAGGCAATTCCGGCCGCTGACCTGATCATTCTGCCCGGCTCGAAAAGTGTGCGCGCCGATCTGGCCTTTCTGCGAAAGCAAGGCTGGCCGGCGGCCATCGACAAACACCTGCGCTATGGCGGCAAGCTGCTCGGTATCTGCGGTGGCTTGCAGATGCTCGGCACGCAGATCGACGATCCCCATGGGCTTGAAGGCGCGGCTGGATCCAGTGATGGATTGCACCTGCTGGCATTCGCGACTGTGCTGGAGCCGGAAAAGCAGTTGCGCAATGTGCGCGGCCAACTGTGTTTGGAGAGTGCGCCGGTCAGCGGTTACGAAATTCATGCTGGGGTCAGCAGTGGTGAAGCCCTGGCGACGGCTGCCGTGCAACTCGACGATGGTCGCCGCGACGGTGCGCTAAGCGCCGATGGTCAGGTGCTGGGCACCTATCTGCATGGCTTATTTGAGAGCAGCGAAGCCTGTAGCGCACTGCTGCGCTGGGCTGGCTTGCGTGAGGTGCAAACGGTGGATTACCACGCCCTGCGTGAGCGCGATATCGAACGCTTGGCTGATCTGATTGAGCAGCATTTGGATACGGCAAAACTGCGGCTTTTATGTGGCCTGTGA